The following are from one region of the Amedibacterium intestinale genome:
- a CDS encoding ABC transporter ATP-binding protein: MCVLELNNVSYSYEKKSKEVLKDISFQFEKGKVYAITGKSGRGKTTLLSLLSGLASPTKGKILLDGKDISGLDHYRYRSHDIGVIFQSFNLLPKLTAIENVILSMDISGKKYNNKKKTAMELLEKVSIGEEESNRRILKLSGGQQQRVAIARALSCNPAILLADEPTGNLDSETQKDIMQIFLELAHKENCCVIIVTHSNEVAESADVVYKL, from the coding sequence ATGTGTGTATTGGAATTAAATAATGTTTCATATTCGTATGAGAAAAAGAGTAAAGAGGTTTTAAAAGATATTTCCTTTCAATTTGAAAAAGGAAAAGTATATGCGATTACAGGAAAATCAGGCAGAGGAAAAACAACGTTGTTATCATTGTTATCTGGACTAGCTAGCCCAACAAAAGGGAAGATTTTACTTGATGGTAAAGATATTTCTGGTCTTGATCACTATAGATATAGAAGTCATGATATTGGTGTTATTTTTCAAAGCTTTAATCTGCTGCCAAAATTAACTGCAATTGAAAATGTAATCCTTTCTATGGATATTTCGGGAAAAAAGTACAATAATAAAAAGAAAACAGCAATGGAACTACTTGAAAAAGTATCTATTGGAGAAGAAGAATCTAATCGTCGTATTTTAAAATTATCCGGTGGGCAACAGCAGCGTGTCGCTATTGCAAGAGCTCTTTCCTGTAATCCAGCTATTCTTTTGGCAGATGAACCAACAGGAAATTTAGACTCTGAAACACAAAAAGATATAATGCAAATATTTTTAGAATTGGCACATAAAGAAAACTGCTGTGTGATTATCGTAACACATTCCAATGAAGTTGCTGAAAGCGCAGATGTTGTTTATAAATTATAG
- a CDS encoding TetR/AcrR family transcriptional regulator encodes MNTPNNKRRKESIEKIEKVFLDLLQIKELDKISVSDICKKAGLNRTTFYANYMDIYALADSIRDKLEQNMMELYKEERTVGFNSNNYLKLFQHIKENQIFYRTYFKLGYDNQYKIITYDRQQAEEHFQGKFIEYHMEFFKSGINQIIKMWLNNGCQESPEDMFEIIKSEYRGR; translated from the coding sequence ATGAACACACCAAATAACAAACGAAGAAAAGAGTCTATCGAGAAAATTGAAAAAGTATTTCTTGACCTGCTTCAAATAAAAGAATTGGATAAAATCAGTGTATCAGATATTTGTAAAAAGGCAGGTCTGAATCGTACTACTTTTTACGCAAATTATATGGATATATACGCACTGGCAGATTCTATACGAGATAAGTTAGAACAAAATATGATGGAACTGTATAAAGAAGAAAGAACGGTTGGTTTTAACAGTAATAATTATTTAAAGCTATTTCAGCATATTAAAGAAAATCAAATTTTTTATCGAACTTATTTTAAACTAGGGTATGACAATCAATATAAAATAATCACATATGATAGACAGCAGGCCGAAGAACATTTTCAAGGGAAATTCATTGAATATCATATGGAATTTTTTAAAAGTGGTATAAATCAGATTATTAAAATGTGGCTAAACAATGGTTGTCAAGAAAGCCCAGAAGATATGTTTGAAATCATTAAAAGTGAATACCGAGGAAGATAA
- a CDS encoding Hsp20/alpha crystallin family protein, whose amino-acid sequence MKFYPRSNSFFEDAFDDMFRSPFFTSSNDMCMKTDITEKDGNYLLDMELPGCRKEDIHLELNDGYLNISAARNSTQEEKDNKGNIIRQERYSGSFSRSFYVGENIKEEDIRASYDNGELKITFPKEVEKVPERKTIMIE is encoded by the coding sequence ATGAAATTCTATCCTAGAAGCAACAGTTTTTTTGAAGATGCATTTGATGATATGTTCCGTTCACCATTCTTTACAAGCAGTAATGATATGTGTATGAAAACAGATATCACAGAAAAAGATGGAAATTATTTATTAGACATGGAGCTTCCTGGATGTCGTAAGGAAGATATTCACCTAGAATTAAATGATGGATATTTAAATATCAGTGCTGCTCGAAATAGCACACAGGAAGAAAAAGACAACAAAGGAAATATCATTCGTCAGGAACGTTACAGTGGCAGTTTCTCACGTAGTTTCTATGTTGGAGAAAACATTAAAGAAGAAGATATCCGCGCAAGCTATGACAATGGAGAATTAAAGATTACATTCCCTAAAGAAGTTGAAAAAGTTCCTGAAAGAAAAACTATTATGATTGAATAA
- a CDS encoding DUF1848 domain-containing protein yields MILFVSGRCDIPAFYTPWFFQRLKEGYVDVRNPYDPHQISRIFLDEKNIDAILFCTKNPLPMLSRLDEIPFPFLFHITLTAYHKDIERHVPDKTKIIEGIKKLSEKIGKDKVIVRYDPILLSEHYTIAYHIKAFEKLCSELQGYIDHVIISFVDMYKNTKKHADVMKLKEIKLDDMHTLGKHLGKIGKRYHIPVKTCAEEVDLSAYGIEKGLCIDKEKMEKLVGYRLRDGKGVRKECGCMETVDIGDYNCCGHECLYCYANYNDKTITQRIKLHDPYSSVLIGHIEDTDRITIRKDKKIHQLKLL; encoded by the coding sequence ATGATCTTGTTTGTAAGCGGCCGCTGTGATATTCCAGCCTTTTATACACCATGGTTTTTTCAACGATTAAAGGAAGGGTATGTCGATGTTAGAAACCCTTATGACCCTCATCAGATCAGCCGTATCTTTTTAGATGAGAAAAATATTGATGCAATCTTATTTTGTACCAAAAATCCACTTCCTATGCTTTCACGTTTAGATGAAATTCCATTTCCATTTCTTTTTCATATTACGTTAACAGCATACCACAAAGATATTGAAAGACATGTGCCGGATAAAACCAAAATCATAGAGGGAATAAAAAAACTCTCAGAGAAGATTGGGAAAGATAAAGTGATTGTTCGCTATGATCCTATTTTATTAAGTGAACATTATACAATTGCTTATCATATCAAGGCATTTGAAAAATTGTGCAGCGAATTACAGGGGTATATCGATCATGTGATTATTTCTTTTGTAGATATGTATAAAAATACAAAGAAACATGCAGATGTTATGAAGCTAAAAGAAATAAAACTAGATGATATGCATACATTAGGCAAGCATTTAGGTAAGATTGGTAAACGGTATCACATACCTGTAAAAACATGTGCAGAAGAAGTTGATTTATCTGCATATGGAATAGAAAAAGGGTTATGTATAGATAAAGAAAAGATGGAGAAATTAGTAGGATATCGTTTACGTGATGGAAAGGGTGTACGCAAAGAGTGTGGCTGTATGGAAACGGTAGATATAGGAGATTATAATTGCTGTGGACATGAGTGTTTATATTGTTATGCAAATTATAATGACAAGACAATTACACAGCGAATAAAACTACATGATCCATATAGTTCTGTATTGATAGGTCATATTGAGGATACGGATCGCATAACGATTCGTAAAGATAAAAAAATTCATCAGTTGAAGCTTCTTTAA
- the yabP gene encoding sporulation protein YabP, giving the protein MEDSISNPLRFETNPYHNVVIKDRKIMELTGVKQIDSFDSSEFLMETAQGWMLVQGKDLTLGKLDTERGDVVIKGLIENLSYVSNKKGSPKESFMSKIFK; this is encoded by the coding sequence ATGGAAGATTCTATAAGTAATCCACTGCGATTTGAAACAAATCCTTATCATAATGTTGTGATAAAGGATCGTAAAATTATGGAGCTTACAGGAGTAAAACAGATTGATAGTTTTGATTCCAGTGAATTTTTAATGGAAACAGCACAGGGATGGATGCTGGTGCAGGGAAAGGATCTAACACTTGGAAAACTAGATACAGAACGTGGCGATGTAGTAATTAAAGGACTTATCGAAAATCTTTCTTATGTATCAAATAAAAAAGGTTCTCCAAAAGAATCTTTTATGTCTAAAATATTTAAATAA
- the yabQ gene encoding spore cortex biosynthesis protein YabQ, whose translation MLLPQQIQGILYFLLAGWGYGFIYSFITVFVKGNRLSFLKGCIVVFYHLLFTSFLFWGLFLVNGGRFSLYFPLFFVAGLLIYYMLYMPFFFKVAYDCRYKMVTILKKVNLVKSRIVAIIELRKKARRRRKDARKQRKCRKKKKEEKTSYSLFL comes from the coding sequence ATGCTTTTACCTCAACAGATACAGGGGATTTTATATTTTCTTTTGGCAGGATGGGGATATGGGTTTATCTATAGTTTTATAACGGTTTTTGTGAAAGGGAATAGACTTTCTTTTTTAAAGGGGTGTATTGTTGTTTTCTATCATCTTCTTTTTACATCTTTTCTGTTTTGGGGACTGTTTCTTGTGAATGGGGGAAGGTTCAGTCTGTATTTTCCACTCTTTTTTGTTGCTGGTTTACTTATATATTACATGTTATATATGCCATTCTTTTTTAAAGTGGCGTATGATTGCAGGTATAAAATGGTAACAATTCTTAAGAAAGTAAACCTTGTAAAATCTAGAATAGTTGCTATAATAGAGTTGCGTAAAAAAGCAAGAAGGAGGAGAAAAGATGCCAGAAAACAACGGAAATGTCGTAAAAAGAAAAAAGAAGAAAAAACATCCTATTCGCTCTTTCTTTAG
- a CDS encoding septum formation initiator family protein produces the protein MPENNGNVVKRKKKKKHPIRSFFSLLVIFVSCFLIYMAGEDFVTTLKLKKEISNSESMINDLENQQNDLKEKKKKLEDPNYVVRYSRGKYMLSKPGEQIFKLPSKNENDND, from the coding sequence ATGCCAGAAAACAACGGAAATGTCGTAAAAAGAAAAAAGAAGAAAAAACATCCTATTCGCTCTTTCTTTAGTCTTCTTGTTATTTTTGTATCTTGCTTTTTGATTTATATGGCAGGAGAAGATTTTGTGACAACATTAAAATTGAAAAAAGAAATTTCAAATTCAGAAAGTATGATCAATGATTTAGAGAATCAGCAAAATGATTTGAAAGAGAAGAAAAAGAAATTAGAAGATCCTAACTATGTTGTTCGTTATTCTCGCGGAAAATATATGCTTAGTAAGCCTGGGGAACAGATTTTTAAGTTGCCATCTAAAAATGAAAATGATAACGATTAG
- a CDS encoding HNH endonuclease → MRKTIFKKILTVLDQIELQGVTLHDTPLRVYEELVNDYAGYKLSQVKEGVDFLYEKQVLKEGKNGIDLNPAPTIYAKSNQNSSLEALSLMETFILDPAVYSFYKEQAVQNLPVTIEELQNRISSEIVHLFLQTELFEHTQNGVCFQPKLLSYIRDILNEYDTSTPPLISTTVTALFAASIVAHEDLRIDYKNTKLKMIDYQWKDTILNIIPRKGIPHDRDETKALQAFYKDTLFHEFDHACPLCAINIPHMLIASHIKPFRDCAHIYEAIDHNNGLLLCRNHDYLFDQGYFTFDENGYILLSKQLLEKEDLNTSYAIQKNYRLPEQYLTKERKLFLQYHKEHIFLDSLLFLKKKVK, encoded by the coding sequence AGAAAAACTATATTCAAAAAAATACTAACCGTTTTAGATCAAATTGAACTGCAGGGCGTTACCCTGCATGATACCCCTTTGCGTGTATATGAAGAATTAGTGAATGACTATGCGGGTTATAAACTTTCACAAGTAAAAGAAGGAGTTGATTTCTTATATGAGAAACAAGTGTTAAAAGAAGGAAAAAATGGAATTGATTTAAATCCTGCACCAACCATCTATGCGAAAAGCAATCAAAATTCCTCTCTAGAGGCCCTTTCTTTAATGGAAACCTTTATTCTGGATCCTGCAGTATATAGTTTTTATAAGGAACAAGCCGTACAGAATTTGCCAGTCACGATAGAAGAACTGCAAAATCGTATTTCTTCAGAAATCGTTCATCTATTCTTGCAGACAGAACTTTTCGAACACACACAAAACGGAGTTTGCTTTCAACCCAAATTATTAAGCTATATAAGAGACATTTTAAACGAATATGATACAAGTACTCCTCCACTTATTTCCACAACTGTAACAGCTTTATTTGCCGCAAGCATCGTAGCACATGAAGATTTACGTATTGATTATAAAAACACAAAGTTAAAAATGATTGATTATCAATGGAAAGATACCATCTTAAACATCATACCTAGAAAAGGGATTCCTCATGACAGGGATGAAACAAAGGCACTGCAGGCTTTTTATAAAGATACTCTATTTCATGAATTTGACCACGCCTGCCCATTATGTGCTATCAATATCCCTCATATGTTAATTGCATCCCATATCAAGCCTTTTAGAGATTGTGCACATATTTATGAAGCAATTGACCACAATAATGGACTTTTGTTATGTAGAAATCATGACTACTTATTTGACCAGGGATATTTTACTTTCGATGAAAACGGATATATCCTTCTTTCTAAACAATTATTAGAAAAAGAAGATTTAAACACCTCCTATGCCATCCAAAAAAACTATCGTCTTCCTGAACAATATCTAACAAAAGAAAGAAAGCTTTTTTTACAATATCACAAAGAACATATTTTTCTTGATTCCTTGTTATTTTTAAAAAAGAAAGTTAAATAA